From the genome of Solea senegalensis isolate Sse05_10M linkage group LG21, IFAPA_SoseM_1, whole genome shotgun sequence:
GTGAAAGGAAAGACAAGATTCAGTCACCTCACAGAAACTCCAGATAACAGCGAGTGCACGGCCGATCGAGataggggagagagggagaggcaaaGGAAAGAGGGGGGGCCAAAGGAGAGGGAGAGCCACACAAATGAGGAAAGAAGAGAGGCAACGCACTGCTCCAGCGCTCAGACTCTGAGAGgcaaggacagaggagagacagggagCTCAGCTCACTGACAGACGCACGACCAGAGAGGGCAAGAAAGACGAGAGGTCCCAGGCTCAGTTACGCACTCAAGTGACTTagaaaagacaagacaagagaagagaagagaagagaagagaagagaagagaagagaagagaagagtgtGGATTCTCTTTTCGTGGCCCCTTCTCGCAAGGATTTTTctgaacattttatgataaatatacttttttttttgactttctgcttttttcattcatttttgactCAACACCCTGACATCTTGTCCCCTGAGCAAAATTATTTCCCTGGACTGAAGGAGATAAACTGTTTGGGACATGTGTGTGGAGAAGGTTTTAGTAGCATGAATTATTTTTCTCTATTTATGAAAGTGTTGGTGTAGAGTCAaacttgtgagtgtgtgtgtgtgtatgcacacgTGTATATGAGCAAccaggagtaaaaaaaaaaagtggaagccttaggaggaggaggcaagAGTTTGTGGAGGCGAGCCCCCGGTTATTCCCGTTGTGAGGTGATCTGAGTTATGGATGTTGACGCATTCCTGTGGTGTTTCTGAGGAATAAACAGCACCGGGGACTACAACAGAGCGAGCCACAATACTGCGGGCTTCCACAACACCAGCAACTGCAGCCGTCACAATAACAATACTGACATCTGCTACCAACAACGTCCACCGCCGTCTTTGAAGCAGACTTTCTACAGGTTTTACACCACAGTCCCGGGGAGGTTGTGGGTCTCCAGAGAGAGCAGGTGTAGTCAGTCAGTTGGGGGAGTTTCTCCcactctctttccctctttctgcACCCAGCTCAGCATGCCCCAGCCCCTGAGCACCTCCACAGCTCTCCCAGCTCCACTACCATGTGTAGATGGACAGTGACACAAGGTGCACCGGACGCCTGGTCCTCCTCCCGCCCCTGCTGCAGACCTTCACTGCTCCTCTCCCTCACCTTCCTactgctgcttctcctgctcGGACCCTGCTCGTCCTCGCCCCTGTCCACTCTGCCGTCACTGTCGGACTCGGAGAAGAACCACAATGCACCAGGAGGGAGTCCCCCTCACTTCCTCGTCCCACACCCGCCACCTTCCCCATCACCCGCGCCTCTGCGCGCATCCTCCGCAAGGTTGCCACGAGCGACCAACGTGTCATTGTCCTCGGCGACGGTCGTCGGGCGCCACGTGCGGAGCAGCTACAACCATCTGCAAGGAGATGTGCGCCAGAGGAAACTGTTCTCCTACCAGAAATTCTTCCTCCGCATTGACAAGAAAGGAACAGTCAATGGCACCAAAAGTGAGGACGACCCATACAGTAAGTCCATTTTCTTTCTAGTAACTTAGTGTACGAAGCCATTAGGAAAGATCTTCActtaaaaaagtttgaaaacaaataGTGTATCCATCAGTGAGAACactatggtaaaaaaaagatgcacTGGTTGTCTTCCATTAAGTcccatgtgtttatgtgtgggaagccatgtttctgtttttctcccctAAGCAACCGTGCACATAAAGACAGGTGACTGGGCAAAAGAACAAATAACAGTGCTGCATGCTTTTCGGCCTTTACGCCATGTGTAGAGGCCGGCGTGTTTGCCAAACGTAGAGCGTCAAAGACAGCATTACAGTAGGAGagtgggagaggagagaagaaaacaaaatgagtaAGGCAGgcagataaataaaagatgatCCACTGGAATCAATTAGAAAAAGTCCAAAGTCAGTTCCTTCTCTTGGGAAATATCTAAAACAGCCATTACCAAACCCCTGGGGAGACTGATGGGTTGACATACTCCTTTGCTGCTCTTGTGCTGCAGCTGTAATAGTAGTGGGCATATGCTAAGTATGAGGTTATATGGACTCAGATGTAAAGTAACAACCACATGATTCCTATTCCCCCTTTTCTGGTCGTGCATTTTGCGGGCTGTGGAATATgattttaacctttatttatccGGGGAAGGGTCATTtagcacacacactcttttgtCAGCACCGCTCagcctcacactcacacacagtttcactCACTCCAGAGTCTGCTGGTTCTTGAAGAGATCTTAAATGACCTTAACTACAACTACAGCTTGGCTGCATGAATTAATGCAATATGCACACATTGCAATAATTGCAGTAAAAATTCAGATGCAATGAGCCCAATCTGAAAGctagcaaaaaaaaatactattaagGACTTGTAAGGGCCATCACGATCGTTTATGACTGATCCAGAACAGAAAATCAGCTGTTATCATTCTGTAGCCCACATCTTTATCTTAAAGTTAAACACATCTGGAAGTTCTCCAGGACCGCCGCAGCTTTTCTGGGCCTCAGAGAAGCTGCTCTCCGCTTGAGGGCACATTGACAGTAGTTGTTGAGGGAGAGCAGAACATTACTCCCACATTTACCTGCGAGAGACGGGTGACGTCCaaaaacacaatctaatgtCTTTTAGGGATGAACGGCCTCTGCTGGATTGCGTCTACAGGGCGATTCTGTCAGAGCCTGTTAGGCATGTGTCTGTGGGAATTCGGCCTCGTATAAGACTCGCTGACACACCTTCGTACACATGTCGTAGGTTTGAATGCATCTGTCTGTGGTACTGTACAAGCCTCTCCTGCTGAGCGCTCGCACACTTGCATACACACTTGAGCACAGAGAGGCCAGTCTTGCACATGGCCTCCATATGGCAAAGCCCACTTTTATTAGGGCCAGGGCcagtgtgaatatgtgtgtgtgtgcacatgtgtgtgtgtgtgtgcatttatatgtgtgtatgtgccacTCAGACACCAAGGCTCTGCCAGACATGGCTGAAGGAATTTCAATTAGcgtctcttcctccctcccctcgCCTGCAGTCCTCACTGacgcacacacggacacacactttTGCACACGGGCACATAAAGAGTTCAATCATTAGGGTGCGACCAGTCACCAGCTATAATGGCATCAGGTCATGGCATTAGAGGCACAATCC
Proteins encoded in this window:
- the fgf10a gene encoding fibroblast growth factor 10a; amino-acid sequence: MCRWTVTQGAPDAWSSSRPCCRPSLLLSLTFLLLLLLLGPCSSSPLSTLPSLSDSEKNHNAPGGSPPHFLVPHPPPSPSPAPLRASSARLPRATNVSLSSATVVGRHVRSSYNHLQGDVRQRKLFSYQKFFLRIDKKGTVNGTKSEDDPYSILEIKSVDVGVVAIRGLSSNHYLAISKKGLLYGARDFGPDCRLIERIEENKYNTYASAEWRNKKKHMFVGLNGNGKPMKGRKTRRKNTATHFLPIVVQPR